The Candidatus Lernaella stagnicola genome includes a window with the following:
- a CDS encoding OadG family protein produces the protein MARKIRPEAKDAMNPEDPHFGLMMTMIGMGTVFTALILLAVFTYIFKRLFCRGESETVTAEPTPSAPEPPRAAAEPPPAAPVDPVLHAKRKRVAAIAVALLLAASGQVRPLFNPKPGEGRSWRQTYRQRVLFGGRRRR, from the coding sequence CGCGCAAAATTCGACCGGAAGCGAAGGACGCCATGAACCCCGAGGATCCGCATTTCGGCCTGATGATGACGATGATCGGCATGGGTACCGTTTTCACGGCGCTAATCCTGCTGGCCGTTTTTACCTACATTTTCAAAAGGTTATTTTGCCGAGGCGAATCGGAAACGGTAACCGCCGAACCGACGCCGAGTGCGCCTGAACCACCGCGTGCCGCAGCCGAACCGCCCCCCGCGGCGCCGGTCGACCCCGTATTGCACGCCAAACGAAAACGCGTAGCCGCGATCGCCGTGGCGTTGCTCCTGGCAGCCTCCGGCCAAGTGCGTCCCTTATTCAACCCCAAGCCGGGCGAAGGCCGCTCTTGGCGGCAGACCTACCGCCAGCGCGTATTGTTCGGCGGCCGGCGCCGACGCTAA